The genomic segment CCAGCGCCCTATCCCGGCGTGTTCCGGCGTGTCTATCCGGGCTTTGTCCAGCTCGCGTCCTTCATGAACATGAACTGGTCACGCCATGTCGACGCCCAGTGGCGTTTCTTCAACCACCTGGTCGAAGGCGACGGCGACAATGCCGGCAAGCACCGCGAATTCTATGATGAATACCTCTCCGTCCTCGACCTGACCGAGGAGTTCTACCTGCAGACCATCCTGCGCGTGTTCCAGGAGCACCACCTGCCGCGCGGCATCATGAAGTACCGCTATACGCGCCAGATCCGCCCGGAAGCGATCCGCGATGTGGCGCTGATGACGGTCGAAGGGGAGAAGGACGATATTTCCGGTATCGGCCAGACACAGGCGGCGCACGATCTGTGCACCAGTCTGCCGGACAAGCTGAAAGCCGACTATATCCAGCCGGGCGTCGGCCATTATGGCGTGTTCAACGGCAACCGGTTCCGGACCGAGATCGCACCCCGTGTGACGCAGTTCACCCGCCGCTTCACCCAGCGCGAGCTGGACGAAGCCGCCGTCGAAAAAGCCTAGCCGCGCTTCAGGCGCACCATCAGGCAGTCAGCCGGCAGGGCCGGATCGGCTGCCTCCGGCTGTTGCAGATACGCCTCAGCGCGCGACATGGCAGCGGTTTCCACCGCCTGCTCACCGGCGCCGGCATCCATCTCGGACAGCGTTTCCTGACCGGAGCAGGACAGGCCTTCAACACGCACTCTTCCCCCCGTCCCAGCCTGCAGGCTGACAGCAAAGGGAAGTTCCGGGCCGTAAGGGACCGCCACGAAATCCTGCAGCACCGTGCCGGCTTCTCCCGCAGCCGCATAACGCACCTTGTAGACAAGGCCGGTCTCGAACTGCTGGACGGTAAACCGGGTCTGCAGGCCTGCCAGCCAGTCGATCATGGCGCGGTTGCGGTCCGCCTTGGCCCGCGCCTGTTTCAGGGAGGTCATGGCGCTGGCCATCTCCGCCAGCGGGTCAAGCATGACGCCCGGCCGGGCATTGGGGTGCAGCACGCTTGCCGGGGGCATCAGGCCGGACCCGTTCGGCCCGCTCGCAATATTGTACTGGCCATAGGTGAGACTGGCCGTGATCGCGGCTGCGACGCCAGCCGAGGACATTTTGGCAAGGAGCGGCAGGGTGAACATGGGGCGGCGGTCTCCGGTGTCCCGACCTCCCGCTTGTCCATGGATTTCGTAAACAGAGCCCTTCCGCCTGAATTGCATACGCCTTCACCTCTCCCGCTCGCCTGGCAGACTGCTGCAAGCGACGTGCCTCTGGCTGCGCCCGGACTAGTGCGGCAGGTGATCGTGCGAAAAGTGGTCGTGCGGGGCCGGAGCAACCTGCCCGCCTGCATCCTCATGCGAGTGCAGCGGTAACAGGGCCATGAGGATGGCGAGCCCCACGCCGGCGCTGAGCGCCAGAAGGCTGCGCATCGGCGGTTCCTCCTCCAGCGGCTCCATCAGCGGGCCGGTCGCCACATAAAGCAGGAGACCGGCAGAGACCGCGAACAGGCTGCCGATAATGTCCGGCGTCAGGCCGTACATGAAGGGCGTCGCCACGATCACGCCAAGCGGCGTCGTCACGGCTGAGGCCAGGAAGGCCCAGATGAAGGATTCGCGGTTCGAGAAACTGTGACGGCGCAGAATGGCAAAGGCGATCACGCCTTCGGGAAACTCATGCAGCATCAGCGATGCGGCCGCATAAACGCCGGACGAGAAGCTCGCCGCGAAGGTCACCGAATAGATCATCCCGTCCAGCAGGGAGTGGATCGCGACGGCCGCCAGCGGTGTGATCGCGGCAGCCCGCCCCCGGTCGGAACGTTCCGGGAAAGCCGCGCCGACTCCGAAATGCAGGATCAGGCCACCGAAGAAGCCGACCATGAGGAAGACGGGCGTATGCCGGCTGAGCTGAAACGCCTCCGGCGCAATGTGCAGCAAGGTCAGGCTGACCAGCATGCCCCCTGCCGCCAGCGCAAACAGGCCGGAATAGCGCGCACTCCAGTCCCCGCGCACCGAAACCGCGATCAGGCCGAGCGTGGTCATGAAGGCGGCGGTCAAGCCAAACAGAAGAGGGGCCTGGAGCGAATTGAGCATATGTGCGTAAACCGGCGGCGTTGTGAAATTGGCAGAAGGACTTCTGCAAGCCCCGCCTTGATTAAATGTGATATAGTATCACTATCAGTTACGCGACAACATTTATTGACGTTTCTGCACTTATCCACTGTGTGGCACATTGGAGGCCCACGATGAATTCATTCCGTTTCTGGCCGGTTGCGGCCATTTCCGCTGCCAGCCTGCTGACACTTGCCGCCTGCGGCCCGGCCAGCGAGCCCTACGAGCCAACCTCACCTGCACAGGAATCCGAGCTGACTGAAGCTGCCGATGCGGTCGATATCGACAGGCCCCTTGCACCGGAGGCGGTTGCCGAACTCGAAGAGGCCAATGATCATGATGAAGGCCATGCCGGCGAACCGCACGAGCATGGCGGCGGAGATCTCTCGATCTCACGGGAAGACGATTTCCTGACGGTGAACCTCGATGCGCCACTCGCCAATTTCGGCCTTTCGGAAACCAAGGTGCCGGAAGGCAAAAAGGCCGAAAAACTCGCCGAAGGCATCGTTGAGCCGATCGGGCCGACGACCTGCGAAGAGACCGAGCGCGCCATCAACGGCCGCACCAACGGCACCCATGGCGCGATCACCCTGTCGGTTGTCTGGCGGTGCAAGAAGATCGACCGCGTCGAAGGGATGCAGGTGCATGTCTTCGAACTCTACCCGGGCTTCCATCATATCGACGCGATCTATCTTGGCCCAGAGGGCCAGCAGGTCGCGAAGGAACTCACTCCCAGCGACACAGAGATCGACTTCGACTGATGCAGCCTGAGACCGCCGGCACGGATGCCATACGGATAGACAAGCTTCGTTTTGCCTGGCCGGGGCATCCACTTGTTCTGGACATCGAGAGCTTTACCCTCGCCCGCGGCGAAAAATTGTTCCTGCGCGGACCATCCGGATCCGGAAAGTCTACCCTGCTTGGCCTGATCGCCGGTGTGCTGAGCCCCGAGACCGGCACGATCGACGTGCTGGGCAATGACATGGCGGCGCTCAGTGCCGCAAAGCGGGACCGCGTGCGGGCCGACCATCTCGGCGTCATCTTCCAGATGTTCAACCTGGTGCCATACCTCTCGGTCACCGGGAACGTCACGCTGCCGCTGCGCTTCTCCCCTGCCCGCCGCGCAAAGGTCGGCAAGGATGCCGAGGGCGAAGCCCGGCGCCTGCTGGGCCGTCTCGGCCTCACCGATACGACCCTGCTTGACCGCCGCGTCTCGGATCTTTCCGTCGGCCAGCAGCAGCGGGTCGCCGCCGCCCGCGCCCTGATGGGCGGGCCGGACATCGTGATCGCGGATGAGCCGACGTCTGCCCTCGACACGGATGCCCGCGACAAATTCATCGAACTCCTCAGCGAGGAAGCCGGGCGCACTGGCGCGGCGCTCCTCTTCGTCAGTCATGATGCCAGCCTTGCCCGCCAGTTCGACCGGGCGGTTGACCTTTCCGAGATCAATATGGCGGGAGTGAGCGCATGAAGGCCCTGTTTGCCCTCGCCTGGAAAAGCCTGCTGAACCGGCGGGCTTCTGTGTTGCTGACGCTGCTGGCCGTGGCGCTGTCTGTCGCCCTGTTCCTGGGCGTCGACAAGGCCCGGACGGGCGCGCGCGAAGGCTTCGGCCATACGATTTCCGGCACTGATCTGATCATCGGCGCGCCCACGGGCAGCGTGAACCTGCTGCTCTATTCGGTCTTCCGGATGGGCAATGCGACGGCCGAGATTTCCTGGCCAACCTATGAGAAACTGGCTGCGCGCGACGACATCGCCTGGACGGTGCCGATCTCCCTCGGCGACAGCCATCGCGGTTTCCGCGTGATGGGAACGAATGATTCCTATTTCGAGCACTACAAGTATGGCCGCGACCAGTCCCTGCGTTTTGCCAAGGGGCACAAGATGGACGATTTGTTCGATGCCGTGATCGGCGCCGACGTCGCCCGCGAACTTGGCTATGACATCGGCACGCCGCTGGTCCTGTCCCATGGTATTGGCAAGGCCGATTTCGGCTCCGGCCATGACAACCGGCCATTCCGCGTTGCCGGCATTCTTGCGCCGACCGGCACACCGGTCGACCGGACGGTGATCGTTTCCCTCGAAGCGATCACGGCCATCCATGTCGGTTGGGAAAGCGGCGCGAAGAACCCGCTGGCCGATTCGATCACCGAAGACATGATCCGCAGCTTCAATCTGACGCCCAAGACGATCACCGCCGTCTATGCCGGCCTCAAGCGCAAGGGCACGATCCTGCGCACCCGGCGGGAGATCAACACCAACAAGGGCGAACCGCTGATGGCCATCATGCCCGGCCAGGCGCTGGCCGAGCTGTGGAGTGTGACCGCCATGGCAGAGCGCGCCCTGCTGGCCGTGTCGATCTTCGTGATCGCAGTCGGTGTCGTCTCGATCCTGACGTCCATCCTGACCAGCCTGAACGAGCGGCGGCGGGAGATGTCCATCCTGCGGGCGGTCGGCGCCCGGCCGGGACATATTTTCGGCCTGCTGACGCTGGAGGCCGGACTGATCGGTTTTCTTGGCGCATTGCTCGGGATTTTAATCGTGCATTGCCTGATCCTGATCGCCGGGCCGATCGTGATGCAGCGTTATGGCATTTCCCTTGGTGGCACAGGTCCCGGCATGACAGACCTGCTGACCTTGCTGGCGGTCACCAGCGCTTCCCTGCTGGCCGGGGCCATCCCCGCCTGGGCCGCTTTCCGCAGATCGCTCGCTGACGGCCTGTCCGTGAAGATGTAGCAAGGTTGCGAAACCTATCTGGCACATCCCTCCCCGAAAGCCTAAGAAAACAGTCATGAAGCGCTCCATCCTCCTCCCCGCCCTCATCCTGATCAGCCTGTCGCCCGCTTGCGGCCAGGCCTCCGCGCCCGCAGCCGATGCCGAAACGCCTGCAGAGGTAA from the uncultured Hyphomonas sp. genome contains:
- a CDS encoding ZIP family metal transporter, which codes for MLNSLQAPLLFGLTAAFMTTLGLIAVSVRGDWSARYSGLFALAAGGMLVSLTLLHIAPEAFQLSRHTPVFLMVGFFGGLILHFGVGAAFPERSDRGRAAAITPLAAVAIHSLLDGMIYSVTFAASFSSGVYAAASLMLHEFPEGVIAFAILRRHSFSNRESFIWAFLASAVTTPLGVIVATPFMYGLTPDIIGSLFAVSAGLLLYVATGPLMEPLEEEPPMRSLLALSAGVGLAILMALLPLHSHEDAGGQVAPAPHDHFSHDHLPH
- a CDS encoding DUF2796 domain-containing protein; its protein translation is MNSFRFWPVAAISAASLLTLAACGPASEPYEPTSPAQESELTEAADAVDIDRPLAPEAVAELEEANDHDEGHAGEPHEHGGGDLSISREDDFLTVNLDAPLANFGLSETKVPEGKKAEKLAEGIVEPIGPTTCEETERAINGRTNGTHGAITLSVVWRCKKIDRVEGMQVHVFELYPGFHHIDAIYLGPEGQQVAKELTPSDTEIDFD
- a CDS encoding ABC transporter ATP-binding protein — protein: MQPETAGTDAIRIDKLRFAWPGHPLVLDIESFTLARGEKLFLRGPSGSGKSTLLGLIAGVLSPETGTIDVLGNDMAALSAAKRDRVRADHLGVIFQMFNLVPYLSVTGNVTLPLRFSPARRAKVGKDAEGEARRLLGRLGLTDTTLLDRRVSDLSVGQQQRVAAARALMGGPDIVIADEPTSALDTDARDKFIELLSEEAGRTGAALLFVSHDASLARQFDRAVDLSEINMAGVSA
- a CDS encoding ABC transporter permease, translated to MKALFALAWKSLLNRRASVLLTLLAVALSVALFLGVDKARTGAREGFGHTISGTDLIIGAPTGSVNLLLYSVFRMGNATAEISWPTYEKLAARDDIAWTVPISLGDSHRGFRVMGTNDSYFEHYKYGRDQSLRFAKGHKMDDLFDAVIGADVARELGYDIGTPLVLSHGIGKADFGSGHDNRPFRVAGILAPTGTPVDRTVIVSLEAITAIHVGWESGAKNPLADSITEDMIRSFNLTPKTITAVYAGLKRKGTILRTRREINTNKGEPLMAIMPGQALAELWSVTAMAERALLAVSIFVIAVGVVSILTSILTSLNERRREMSILRAVGARPGHIFGLLTLEAGLIGFLGALLGILIVHCLILIAGPIVMQRYGISLGGTGPGMTDLLTLLAVTSASLLAGAIPAWAAFRRSLADGLSVKM